A genomic window from Stigmatopora argus isolate UIUO_Sarg chromosome 13, RoL_Sarg_1.0, whole genome shotgun sequence includes:
- the abi3bpa gene encoding uncharacterized protein abi3bpa isoform X1 — translation MTRMRQRRSPGFLVPFFVVLIAGIVLSGPSTPRRNRVRRQNMKVRINATGDTIVMKFVRPNTDTKLEGYILGYGSSMFSKQFIPLPENGKPYETEFDAEPKYLIAVQPIPTNDIKKHCTGKVELDKPLHLVIGSVTPTSVLLSWGTMLKTPYEGNIMNDCLQDGHYTVRYRERNRKWNYQTCPTSDTVIDNLKPNAVYEFGVQPSTKDKTGSWSKPVIHNISSGGVQEKVIRKIYKRPIGPVKPIAQGPHFPFSPRHVLHNRTQGKLPRSRHITPKTTLAPTTSTRQEPQSTTGPATTVTTKQPIGGGLSKSVIPPFHEVPSVPYLHLPLQNSDPTASMSVPKKNDGQSQIHASPPLYFHQSPKQSKPRPQQPQTVPPPKPNSYHPLDFPGVSQHGPNPDLELHTITHYPIPKDYHATTQSTTQAQPQSETASTSKTRTESKTQTKLHLTRAQTTSPPGPNQDLITHFIHLTQLTNKPRATKQRQPWRQKIQTNSRAIPKHSPQASIQPQLETQPESTIHFETTLQSFTQLKPSPNPGLTTEKQFIVPSTSKPRTNLLIPMTPPLYRRTTQPKSKSQQKLQPGQPTKSITRHGQSSQPEAPDRTHKRSRSHSSPKTPPQRKAASQSPSQTKTDTAPKSQAEPQPGIEIQTGVRTDSIPIEIPPLQALPTAPSPPEKGKPLPIPAPAAEKPDSYNLGKRHNKLVTLPSPLYVTSSRN, via the exons ATGACAAGGATGCGGCAGCGACGCTCGCCCGGCTTTCTGGTCCCCTTCTTTGTGGTGCTCATCGCAGGGATAGTTTTGTCGGGTCCCTCCACGCCGCGTAGGAACAGAG TCCGACGTCAAAACATGAAGGTCCGCATCAACGCCACGGGTGACACCATCGTGATGAAGTTCGTACGTCCCAACACCGACACCAAGCTGGAGGGCTACATCCTGGGCTACGGCAGCAGCATGTTCTCGAAACAGTTCATTCCGCTCCCGGAGAATGGGAAGCCTTATGAGACGGAGTTTG ACGCAGAACCCAAATACCTCATTGCCGTccagcctatcccaaccaacgaTATCAAAAAGCACTGCACag GGAAAGTGGAATTGGATAAGCCACTTCACTTGGTTATCGGATCAGTGACACCCACTTCAGTTTTGCTCTCCTGGGGGACCATGCTGAAAACTCCATATGAAGGGAACATCATGAATGACTGTCTCCAGGATGG ACACTACACAGTGCGTTACCGGGAAAGGAACAGAAAGTGGAATTATCAGACCTGCCCAACTAGCGACACAGTTATTGACAATCTCAAGCCCAATGCAGTGTACGAGTTTGGTGTCCAGCCCAgtacaaaagacaaaactgGTTCATGGAGTAAGCCTGTCATCCACAACATTAGCTCAGGAGGAGTTCAAG AGAAAGTCATCAGAAAAATCTACAAACGTCCCATTGGCCCCGTG AAACCCATAGCACAAGGTCCTCACTTCCCCTTTTCTCCTCGCCATG TTCTTCACAATAGGACGCAGGGCAAACTACCACGCTCCCGGCACATAACCCCAAAGACAACTCTTG CTCCCACCACATCTACTAGACAGGAACCTCAGTCTACCACTGGACCTGCGACAACTGTGACTACTAAACAGCCAATTG GAGGAGGTCTCTCCAAATCTGTCATTCCTCCCTTTCACGAGGTCCCCTCAGTTCCTTACCTCCATCTACCACTTCAGAATTCAGATCCAACAGCTTCTATGTCAGTCCCAAAGAAAAATGATGGACAATCCCAAATTCATGCATCCCCACCATTATATTTTCACCAATCACCAAAACAATCCAAACCCAGACCACAACAACCCCAAACAGTTCCTCCACCAAAACCTAATTCTTACCACCCATTAGATTTTCCAGGTGTATCCCAACATGGACCAAATCCAGATCTAGAACTGCACACCATCACACACTACCCGATTCCAAAAGATTACCATGCAACAACCCAATCTACAACTCAAGCACAACCCCAGTCAGAAACTGCATCAACATCCAAGACCCGGACCGAATCAAAAACTCAGACAAAGTTACACCTAACTCGGGCTCAGACCACAAGTCCACCTGGTCCAAACCAGGATTTAATAACCCATTTTATACACTTAACGCAATTAACAAATAAGCCTCGGGCAACAAAGCAACGTCAACCTTGGAggcaaaaaattcaaacaaattcTCGTGCTATACCTAAACACTCACCCCAAGCTTCAATTCAGCCACAACTCGAAACACAACCTGAATCAACGATCCATTTTGAGACAACTCTTCAATCCTTTACTCAACTAAAACCTTCCCCAAATCCTGGACTGACCACAGAGAAACAGTTCATAGTTCCATCCACATCCAAACCAAGAACCAATTTGTTAATCCCCATGACACCACCTTTATATCGGAGAACGACCCAGCCAAAATCAAAGTCCCAACAAAAACTCCAGCCAGGTCAGCCAACCAAGTCCATTACCAGACATGGTCAAAGTAGCCAACCAGAAGCACCAGATAGAACGCATAAACGGTCCCGCTCTCATTCCTCGCCCAAAACCCCACCCCAAAGAAAAGCTGCATCCCAATCCCCATCCCAAACCAAGACTGACACTGCACCAAAGTCGCAAGCAGAACCTCAACCCGGAATTGAGATTCAGACTGGCGTCAGGACTGACTCTATCCCTATTGAGATACCTCCATTGCAGGCACTTCCCACTG CTCCTAGTCCACCGGAGAAGGGAAAACCTCTGCCAATTCCAGCCCCGGCTGCAGAGAAGCCTGATAGTTACAATCTTGGTAAACGCCACAACAAGTTGGTCACATTACCATCACCGCTTTACGTGACATCCAGTCGCAACTGA